In the genome of Raphanus sativus cultivar WK10039 chromosome 9, ASM80110v3, whole genome shotgun sequence, the window CCCCTGCCAATTACAGGCTGTTGCATTGCtctgtataactaggtacacctaaAAATTCTAGGTAACTACCTGCAAAGCAATATTATGTTCGCAAGGTTATAGCAGGCCGACGGCAAATGTATAGCAGCGCTTGGCCAAGTTTAAGGTGATTGTTCCCCTGCCGATTACATGCTGTTGCGTTGCTCTGTGTACCTACTTtgtacacctaagaaattcttaagtaactggtcctattaaaatgcatataaactctaacttgtaatttaaaatgtttatgattcaatcaataaaaaaggttatcttctctaccgatttgatgaaaaaaatttcactaattttctataaaaaggTGATAAATGGGTTCCACAAGGATTACACTCACTGAAAGTAAGGGGACCGCAACTACAGGCCCAAGCCCAAGGtgtataactaggtacacctacgaaattctaagagcatctccaaccatagctattttttactctatatgaaataatataccagatgttcctctataatagaggcatACATTTAATTTACATGATGTTCctctaactttttattttaatatttataaccaaaatatactagtttttgaaagaaatacaCTTTTAGTgtgaaatataattacaatttttatctaaaatattttgtccGCTTTTAGAAAGTTCTTTAGATCCCTATTCTCAGTGACAggtctaaaaaaaaaatgaaacactGGCAAGGAAATATTAAGCTCGCAAGGAAAGGGCAGGCTGTGGGCATGCCAATAAGGTGATTATTCTCCTGCCAATTACAGGCTGTTGCGTTACtctgtataactaggtacacctGAGAAATTCTAGGTAACTATCTGCAAGGCAATATTATTTTCGCAAGGTTATAGCAGGCCGACAGCAAGTGTATAGCAGCGCTTGGCCAAGTTTAAGGTGATTGTTCCTCTGCCGATTACAGGCTGTTGCATTGCTCTGTGTAACTACTtggtacacctaagaaattcttaagtaactggtcctattaaaatgcatataaattctaatttataatttaaaatgtttatgattcaatcaataaaaaaagttaTCTTCTCTACcgatttgatgaaattttttaatcactaattttctataaaaaagtGATAAATGGGTTCCACAAGGATTACACCCACCGAAAGCAAGGGGACCGCAACCACAGGCCCAAGCCCAAGGtgtataactaggtacacctacgaaattctaagagcatctcAAACCATAGTCATTTTTTACTCTAAGTGTGAatataattatagtttttatctaaaatattttgtaaggtTTTAGAAGGTTCTTTAGATCCCTATTCTCACAAgcaggtttaaaaaaaaaaggaaacactgGCAAGGCAATATTAAGCTCGCAAGGAAAGGGCAGGCTGTGGGCATGCAAATAAGGTGATTATTCCCATGCCAATTACAGGCTGTTGCGTTGCtctgtataactaggtacacctaagaaatGCTAGGTAACTATCTGTAAGGCAATATTATGTTCGCAAGGTTATAGCAGGCCGACGTCAAGTGTATAGCAGCGCTTGGCCAAGTTTAATGTGATTGTTCCCCTGCCGATTATAGGCTGTTGCGTTGCTCTGTGTAACTACTtggtacacctaagaaattcttaagtaactggtcctattaaaatgcatataaattctaacttgtaatttaaaatgtttatgattcaatcaataaaaatggTTATCTTCTCTACcgatttgatgaaatttttttcactaattttctataaaaaggTGATAAATGGGTTCCACAAGGATTACTCCCACCGAAAGCAAGGTGTATAACTAGGTACCCCTACGaaattctaagagcatctccaaccatagctattttttactctatatgaaataatataccagatgttcctctataatagaggcatACATTTAATTTACATGATGTTCCtctaacttttatatttaatatttataatcaaaatatactagtttttgaaagaaatacaCTTCTAGTgtgaatataattataatttttatctaaaatatttggTAAGATTTTAGAAGGTTCTTTGGATCCCTATTCTCACTGGCAGGtctaaaaaaaaaggaaacactgGCAAGGCAATATTAAGCTCGCAAGGAAAGGGCAGGCTGTGGGCATGCCAATAAGGTGATTATTCCCTTGCCAATTACAGGCTGTTGCGTTGCtctgtataactaggtacacctaagaaattctagGTAATTATCTGCAAGGCAATATTATGTTCGCAAGGTTATAGCAGGCCAACGGCAAGTGTATAGCAGCGCTTGGCCAAGTTTAAGGTGATTGTTCCCCTGCTGATTACAGGCTGTTGCGTGGCTCTGTTTAACtaggtacacctaagaaattctagGTAACTATCTGCAAGGCAATATTATGTTCGCAAGGTTATAGAAGGCCGACAGCAAGTGTATATCAACGCTTGGCCAAGTTTAAGGTGATTGTTCCCCTGCCGATTACAGGCTGTTGCGTTGCTCTGCGTAACTACTtggtacacctaagaaattcttaAGTAACTAGTCCtattaaaatgcatataaattctaacttgtaattaaaaatttttatgattcaatcaataaaaaaggttatcttctctaccgatttgatgaaatttttttatcactAATTTTCTTATGGGCATGCCAATAAGGTGATTATTCCCCTGCCAATTACAGGCTGTTGCGTTGCtctgtataactaggtacacctaagaaattctagGTAACTATCTGCAAGGCAATATTATGTTCGCAAGGTTATAGCAGGCTGGCGGTAAGTGTATAGCAGCGCTTGGCCAAGTTTAAGATGATTGTTCCCCTGCCGATTACAGGCTGTTGCGTTGCTCTGTGTAACTACTtggtacacctaagaaattctagATAACTATCTGCCACCCATTGAAAGCAAGGGGACCGTAATCACAGGCCTAATCCCAAGATGTAAACTGGCAACGAAATACTAAAGAAGGTtctttagacaaaaaaaaacagcaaaaaAGAACTGATAAACATGTGTTTCCTTGTCAGTATACCTTCACAAAATAAGTTGCACGGATTGTCTAGTTAAGACGACCATCAATGACATCTGTTAGAAATGAGGTATCCCACATATTGTAGACTGCTTTTGTTGTTGCTAAATACATCTCCACAGCGAGTTTCATCCTCACTACGGCCATATTGTCATCCGTAAGATGATCCGCATCTAAATCAACACCCAACATTAGACACTCAAGGTATTTTAGAGCAAAAACTCCACAATCCccattgattttaaatatagtaCGATCCATTGATtgcttgttttcttcttttgcgTAAAACCATAACGCGTAGGGAATCATGTAGGCAAACGGCTCCGCCTCTTTCTTTATCGCAGCATCTCCTTTCGTACGCTTCCCACTATCATAGAGTTTGATAGTTCGATTTGGAATGGAAATTACCATGGCTACCCAATGAGTGTTATCAAACACATTAAGACAGGAGAAGAGCGTATCCACATCTTCCCCCACCACATGTTTGTTTGACAATATTCTGGAGCAAATCCGTAGTAGTAGTGAAAGCTCCCACCAGGGAGAAATTCATTTTCTTTCCAGATATCGTAGTTATGTACCCACACCATCTGGAATGCTACGTCCAAAATAGCAATCCTTTGAGATGGGAACATACTAGGCTGTTGATGAAATCTTAATCTATACAAGTGCAAAGCTGCGTCCATGTGCTACGAAAGGAATGAAAATATATgagtaacaaaaaaaagaccTAGGTATGTGTCAAATGTAAGATCTCTTACATCGTCTGTCAACCACTCCCTCGGCTGCATGAATACCTCGAAGAACTTACTGGCACTTATTTCCGAGCCAATTGGATAAATGGAATCACTGCAAGTGAAAATGAGAATTAAAGTTCGCGTGCTATATGAACATCTGAAATAGAGGCTTCATACTTACCTCTTACACATAAAATTGACTAGCTTTGTACGATCTGAATCTGCAGGTGGACCATATACTACGTCCTCCCATTCCATTAACGTGTAACTCTTCTTCGTATATCTGTTTAATACCCCCTTAACTTGGGTATCAAGTAAAAATGGGCTTCTGAGGTTCTGCGACAAGATAGGGATCCTATTATTTTGAAACCTATGAGGGGGATTTTTTGCCTGATACTGCAAACGTTGCTTTTTTTCTCTCATTCACTTGACGCGCCAAGACTTCAGAAGGCGAGATAATGGTGACCGAGGCAGATGAAGTGGTTTCAAATTTGTCTGCTTTCTCAATTCCCGTCCAAGGATATGTTTGAATGACTTTGACGATACTGAAATAGGTCTTTTTCATAATCTGGTTCCTTTTTGGACTCTGAAGTCGCTTCAACCTTTGGAGTTAACAAGCGTTGATCTTGTTTCTTTAAAGGCTTAGCTTCCTCCAGGGAGTAAGATAATCATTGATGTATATCCTGCAAGGTTCTATCTAACATGTCTTCTCCTGCATTATCTATTCCTTCGGCCTCAAATGCCAGTTCCTCGTCTATGCAAGTTCCTGCATTATCGTCTGTGAGAACTTCCTTTACTGTTTGTGGGTAAGTTAATAATTTGAGTGACTCTGACGATACTGAAATAGGCATTTTTCATAATCTGGTTCCTTTTTGGACTCTGAAGTCGCTTCAACCTTTGGAGTTAACAAGCGTTGATCATGTTTCTTTGAAGGCTCAGCTTCCTCCGGGGAGTAAGATTGATTTATATTCTGGAAGATTCCATCTGTTATGTCTTCTCCTGCATTCTCTATTCCTTCTCCCTCAAATGCCAGTTCCTCGTCTATGTCTGCTCCTGGCTTCTCGTCTGGGTGAACTTCCTCGACTGGTTTGTAtgcttgtttctcttcttctttaccCGGGTCCTGGGGTCCACCAATTCCTTGTACTGAAGGCTCTCCTATGCTGTCTTCTAATATCTATGACAGAAAACAACAATAATCAAAGGCAAACTCCAATAATCACATATTGTTGCTTTGCCAGTGATTACTGGAACGAATGACATACTGCTGGTTTTGCTGGCAGCTTTGTGTTAGAAAACCGATCGTGTGCGAGTGTTTTGACTTGATGAAATTCTTCCAGCTGAGCGATTCGAGATTCTAGATTATCTAAGGTAAAACCACCCACAGATTGAAGCATTGCGAAGAGCGGTCGATAGCAACTTTCGATTGCCCCTACTCTTCTAGACAACTGCTGAATACTGTAATTCGTGGGCAACTTTTGAAAGTCATGTCTTGGGGTCTGTCTCCGTTGTATAATGTATTCTCGTCCTTCATCATCGCTTTCTACTTAGTCTTTATTTTCTGCAATATCAGAGGATATTTCACCTCCATCTGCTGTGTTCTCTTGCTTGCTGCTTGCCACCTTCTTTGATTTCTTCGATTTCATTTGGCTTGCAACACGCTTGTTACATTTAACCGGTGTGAATGGGTAAACCGGCAAGGCTTGCCAAGTAATGGTACTCAAGGATTTGTGTTGGCGAAGGAACTCCAAAAGATTGTCAATCTCAGGATCCTCATCTTGTTGTTCCCAAACCGGATAAACTTCATTCAAGCTTCGCGTGCACATACAAGTTACCTATACAACAAATTACACAATGTGGTTGTCAAGAGAGTAAAATACA includes:
- the LOC108829955 gene encoding uncharacterized protein LOC108829955; protein product: MRPDPSNSINYSSTFKTVKAVKDVVSTDVSEYVENSPLGVIIKQLHCKKRHELWFLIEEQPALFSLFEFEDITGLNCDPIPDAMVVEDVEESNHFWALFKLRRPRSTPSAEDILEPCRSPDVCRSWSMEDQIRLCYLAILTGGLLALDRREAIPPAKAKLLMDLETFEQYPWGRVAFVELVHQIKTATKSGKIKNSSYVYKGFVQVIQVWAYAYIPCVGEAIGRPISSHGILLLRFKGKSGKLSLNDTFNKAKVTCMCTRSLNEVYPVWEQQDEDPEIDNLLEFLRQHKSLSTITWQALPVYPFTPVKCNKRVASQMKSKKSKKVASSKQENTADGDNLESRIAQLEEFHQVKTLAHDRFSNTKLPAKPAILEDSIGEPSVQGIGGPQDPGKEEEKQAYKPVEEVHPDEKPGADIDEELAFEGEGIENAGEDITDGIFQNINQSYSPEEAEPSKKHDQRLLTPKEVLTDDNAGTCIDEELAFEAEGIDNAGEDIYTKKSYTLMEWEDVVYGPPADSDRTKLVNFMCKSDSIYPIGSEISASKFFEVFMQPREWLTDDVRDLTFDTYLAMVISIPNRTIKLYDSGKRTKGDAAIKKEAEPFAYMIPYALWFYAKEENKQSMDHADHLTDDNMAVVRMKLAVEMYLATTKAVYNMWDTSFLTDVIDGRLN